ACGAATTCCTGTTCTTGTGGTGATCCATTCGTCTGATGTTTCAACCACTTCTGTTAGTGCGTGGTTATCCAGGAAAGTTGCTGGTACTGCTGATCCACTTCCCGTGATTGCTATTCCTAAGTTTTGCACTCTGGCATCTCCAAAGCTATCAGCTTTTAGTGATTAGTGATTAGTCATTTGTCTTTAGTCAACAGTCTTGAGTCGTTAGTAAAGGACTTTTGAGTTTGACTTTGACTGAAAACAAGGGAAGTGTTAACCACTTTCTTGCTGAATGCTTTGATATTGAGACTGAATTCTGTGCAATACTCGGTTATCTACAGCTTCTTTTGCCATGCGAATTGCATTAAAAATCGAAGGTGCTTGGGAGCTACCGTGACTGATAATGCAAATTCCATCAACGCCTAAAAGCAAAGCACCTCCATGTTCTGCATGATCCATTCGCTGCTTTATTCGCTTGAGGTTAGGTTTTAAAATTGCTGTCCCAATTTGACCGTGTAATCCTTGGGGTAATTCTTCTCGGATAATCTGGAGCATGACTTCCCCAACTGCTTCGGCAAATTTTAACAACACATTGCCCACAAATCCATCACACACAATCACATCAAAGTGACCGGAAAGAACATCACGTCCTTCCGCATTGCCAATAAATGAGATTTGGGGATTTTCACGCAGGAGTTGGTTCGCACGAACAGCGGCGTCATTGCCTTTGGTGTCTTCTTCGCCGATATTCAACAAACCGACTTTGGGTTCTGGAATACCTAAGACATACTGACTGTAAATCGACCCCATAACAGCAAACTGCTCTAAAAACTTGGGACGGCAGTCTACATTTGCGCCGACATCAAGTATGAGCACTGGTTTTCCTGCTACCATAGTTGGAAACATTGCACCAATTGCTGGACGGTCAATTCCTCGCAGTCGTCCCAAGCGGAGCAAAGCTGCTGCCATTGCTGCCCCAGAGTGACCGGCAGAAACCACAGCATCAGCCTGCTGATTTTTTACCAAATCCATAGCTACGTTAATCGAAGCCTTAGGTTTGCGTCTAATACCGCTTAAAGGCTCCTCATCCATTGTGATCATTTCCTCAGCAGGAACGATCTCTACCTGCCGCAGATTAGTTTTTGGCGGCAGTTTGCTTTCTATTTCTTGGGGATCGCCTACTAATAAGACTTCTACGCCCAATTCTTCTCGTGCTCGCAGTGCGCCAGCAACGATTTCATCAGGTGCGTAATCCCCTCCCATTGCGTCAATTGCGATCCGTGCGCCAGTCGATCCCATTGCTCAGAGCTTCTAGAAACCTTACAAATTTTACCAGATGCCAAAGAGTGAAAGTAGTAGATATTCTGATCAAGGCAAAACTGATGAAGTATAAGTTATAAAACTTTCAAGCTTCATACTTGAGCCTTGATCCTTTCTCAAGAGGTGCTAACAAGCTCAACATAACATGAATTACCTCTGTAACTGAGAAGCAAAACCACACTATTGAGGATAAAGTTTAATCTGTTAGTTAATCCTTTTCACAAAAGCTGGCTTTTTGGCAACACAAAAAGCACCAAAGCTACCTAAAATCAGAAAATTAGCCTGATTTAGGGGTAAACCTCAGAAATATGTGGGATAGACAAAAAAGAGTACCCTGTATGAACAACTAGATTCACCAAAAGCGCAAATGAAAACTTTCTATTTTCAAATGTTTTGGACTCAAGGTTATACTTTCTAGCAAAGCTTGTTTGCATGCCCTACTTCCGCGTGGCAAAAACTGCGGTTATCATGACTCAATGCCGGGTCTCGTGGGAACACTTACGTAATCATACACTAAACAAAATAGCATATTCTACAGAGGCAATGAAGCATGCTGGAATTGTTCGGTTCAGGTTTAATTTCTGTTTGGCTGGAAATGGCTGGAGTCAATGTCAAGCCCATAAATGCTTTGGATATCTTAACTTGGCAAGGTAGCCCCGGCTTAGTTGTTGCCGCCGATCCAAATCCAGTTGGGGCTGCTACGGTGCTGGAATATCTCAAAGGATTACAAACATCGAAATTAATAGCAGCAAATCAAATCGAAAGTCAGGGAATTTGGATACAGTCTGGACCGATGCTTATGGCTAATCACCAAGGCACGACTCCTCTTCCAGCTGCTTCCTTAACCAAAGTTGCTACCTCACTCGTTGCTTTCAAAAATTTTGGTCCAGATCACCAATTTCAAACTTTGGTTAGTACTACAGGATCTTTGCAGAATGGTGTATTACAGGGCAACTTGGTGATTACAGGTAGTGGCGATCCGATGTTTGTTTGGGAGGAAGCCATAGCGCTTGGTAATAGTCTCAACCAGATGGGCATTAAACGTGTTACAGGAAATTTGGTGATTACCGGGAATTTTGCGATGAATTTCCAGCGTAATCCAGTGCTAGCAGGTCAGATGCTTAAGCAAGCTTTGAATTATGCTACTTGGCCCCGTGGGGCTACTTTTCTACACTCGCTGATGCCAAAAGGAACTCCTAAGCCTCAAATTGTGATTGCTGGAGGTGTGAAAGTAGAACCAATCGCAAATCCTCAACCGACTTTGCTCTTGCGTCACCACTCACTACCTTTAAAGCAAATCATTAGGGAAATGAACGTTTTCAGCAATAATGAAATAGCTCAAATGCTGGCAGATGCTGTGGGGGGAGCGGAGGTTGTGCAATCAACAGCTGCTACTCTGGCAAGGGTACCGCAGTCAGAAATTCAGTTAATTAACGGTTCAGGGTTAGGACCTGAAAATCGCATTTCTCCCAGAGCAGTTTGTGCTATGTTTATGGCAATTCAACAGCAAGCATTCGCTTATCAGTTGACTTTGGCTGACTTATTTCCAGTCTCCGGATTTGACCATCGGGGAACGATGCACTCTAGACATTTACCTGCTGCGACGCTCATGAAAACTGGCACTCTACGGGATGTTAGTGCTTTAGCCGGAGTAGTGCCTACGCGCGATCGCGGTTTGGTATGGTTTGCCATTCTTAACCGTGGTACGAATGTCTCAGGTTTCCGCACTGGACAAGACCAATTGTTACAACGTTTGGTACAGCAATTACAAGTTGCTCCAGCTGTTCCTGCTACTGTCACTCCTCACATAGCTACCAATGCAATACCTCAATTAGGTGCAGCTAGTCGTAATGAAATGTTATACGGAGGCTAATAAGAAATTCAAAATTCAAAATTCAAAATTCAAAAATAAGAAATGAGCCTCCTGGTAAATATCCTGCTTATTAACTATATGTGTCCCTTTGGAACTTACAAAGCACGTTCTTAGAATGCGATTAGAGCGATACTATTGATTTTTCACTTTTCTGTCTTGAGGAATGATCTCTGTCACGACCTTTTTTCCAGAACCATCGCTGTTGATGACAATCGTTTCTGCTTGCAAATCACCGGAGGCTTTTTGACCTGTAAAAGCTAATGGAGGATCTGCTTGGCGATAAACGACATCCCCTTGAGCCTCAACTAATTTCTTGTCAAAATACCATGTTAAGGTCTTTGATTTAAGAGACTGGCCACGCTCTCCAACGCCAGAAACGTTTCCTGTTAAATAAACAGTTTTTTCCGGTATCTTCATTTCGCCTTGATTTGCACTAACTGTTACTTTTTCAGTTTGATGGAAGACCCGCACAGGAGAATTAGTTTTTACTGTTTCTGAGTTTAGGTTCCAAGTCATAGAGTTACTAGCGACTTGCACTGGTGGGTCTAGTAACTCTAGCTGTGCATTTTTCTTAACGGTAGCAATTTTTGTCTTCAAGTTAACTTCAGCAGAGTCTCCTTGACCTCGGTCAGTAATTTGGTTGTTTTTATAATGATCCATTTGGACAGGGCGATCGCCTATTAATGTTTCTTCTTTTATTCGCCAAGTCAAATGCTCAGTTCGCATTTGTAATTGCGGTTCCAAGCAGTTTGCAACCACTCCTCCAGAAAACTCCATGCGTTGTTCGCGAGTTTTCACTCGCGCCTCCTGCGCTACGGCTTGTAGTTGTTTATGAGTTCCATGAAGCTGGTTACGGACAATGAGCAAATCTTCTTTTGGTCGCCACTCCAACTCATTACCGTTTAAAACAACACCATTGCGAGGATCTATCGCGACAATTTTCCCTTTTAGAAACAATTGCTTACCATCTTGCGCAATGTCTGCCATTTGAGCTTGTACTTGATAAACAACTTTGCCATCTTGGTAAAGTTCACCATATGGACTTTGGGCTGCACCAATTTGTTTTTCTTTGGTGTATTTTGCCTGTTTTGCTCTGACTCTCCAAATTGGTCTGCCAACTTCATCTGCTTGCTCTAAGGTGACACCAAAAAAAGTTAGGTTACTATCTTTCTCTCCAGGCGATGGACTCTCAACAGGTGGTTTGGTCGTGACGTGAGTTTGGCTCCCAGCACAAGCAACTAACCCTACGGAGATTAGGGAGAAAAGGAGCCAGCGCGATGCGGAGGACAGTGTTGGAGCAAACTTTCCAAGAGGAATTTTGAATTGATTTGTCCGCCTCATCCTCCTTATCTCCCTTTCTCCTCTTGCTTAGTGCTTCATGACTCTTGAATTTCAATCTGCTGCCCGTCGCTTTCCCTGGGATCTTCCATAAATCCTATAGGGGCTAGTGATCGATCTAGTACTCGATAAGGGTAGCTTTGGCGAGGAGTTTTCTGAATATCTTCTTTAATTGCTTCTAAATCAATATAGCGATCGCTCACATTAATCAAACTGTCGCTCGTCATGGAGCGTAAACTGACCACCTCAACCCGCACACCGCGATAGCTGACTGAATTCACTGCATACGCCAGATCTCCGTCACCACTGACTAACACTGCTGTATCATATGAGTCTACTAAAGCCATCATATCTACCGCAATTTCTACATCCAAGTTGGCTTTTTTGGACCCATCTGGCAACTGTACCAAATCCTTGGCAATAACCCGGTATCCGTTGCGTCGCATCCACAACAGAAAACCCTGCTGTTTTTCATTTGTGCGATCTACTCCAGTATAAAAGAAGGCTCGCAACAATCTAGAGCCTCCTGTTAATCGACATAGTAGCTTGGTGTAATCAATTTCAATTCCTAGTTGTAGTGCTGCATAAAATAAGTTTGACCCGTCAATAAAGATGGCGACACGACCCCGATTTTCTAAAACTTGTTCTGGCGTAAATATCGAATCATTTTCCAGATTATTCAACATTGTTGTCATACCTCATTTTTATGAAAATGTAATAAGTGATACTTTTTTTTTACAGATCAGCAAAGAACGGCTTATGATAATCTTTCAGGAGTGATAAATTTAGTCCTGATAAAATCAGACAAAATTCAGTAATGAAAATTGGAACAACTAATTGTTTTTAGCAGGTTCTATTCGTTTAAAGACTGGTCTAGCTTCACCTAGCTTTTGTTGATTTGTTAGTACTCCCCATGTGCTATGAATCGCAAAAGGAGCAGCGGTGGCGGTTTCTATTTGTTGATTAAAATTAATTCCGTAACCTAGTTGCTGGTAAATATCACTACTTGTATCAGGAATGATCGGAGATAGGAGATAAGCTGCTAGTCTCACTGATTCCAGCACTGCATACAGAACTTGTTCAACTGCTTGGATTTGTCCTTGTTTATACAATGACCAAGGAGCTTGTTCATCAATAAACTTATTACTGGCTTGCACCAGTAAAAGGATAGCTTCGCAAGCATGATTGAAGGCTAACGCTTCATATGCATGTTTCACTTGTTCCCCAAGACGTAAACCAATCGCTTTCAAAGGATGCTCAATAGGTATATTTTCATTTGTAGTTGTCGGCACATTGTTAGCGCAGTATTTCTTCACCATGTTTAAAGTGCGGTTTAGCAAATTACCTAAATCATTTGCCAAATCTGCATTTACCACATTAATGAATCTACTTTCATTAAAGTCGCCATCCTTGCCAAATTCGATTTCCTTAAGGAAGTAATAACGAACAGCATCACTACCATAGCGCTTCACCAAACCTATGGGATCGAGGGTATTACCCAGACTTTTGCCCATTTTCTGACCATCTTTGGTCAAAAAACCATGTCCAAAAACTCGCTCTGGCAATGATAAGCCAGCGGACATGAGCATTGCTGGCCAGTACACTGCATGAAAGCGCAGGATATCCTTACCAATCAGATGCAAATTGATCGGCCACCATTTTGCTAAGGCATTTTCTAAAGTTGGTTCTTCATCCGGTTCTAGCAATGCGGTAATGTAACCTAAAAGCGCATCGAACCAAACATAAAGAGTATGGTTAGGATCAACTGGTACAGGAAAACCCCAATCTACATTCACCCGTGAAATGGAGAAGTCCTGCAACCCTTGATTCACAAAGTTGAGGACTTCATTTCGGCGGCTGTCTGGTTGGATAAAATCCGGTTGAGAGTGGTAAAGTTTTTGCAGTTTCTCTTGATATTTAGATAAGCGGAAGAAATAGTTCTGTTCGTCTCGCCACTCAACTTCTTTATTTGGGTGGAGAGGACAGCGGTGTCCTTCTAACAGTTCTCTTTCTTCTTTGAATTCTTCACACGAAACGCAGTACCAGCCTTTTTGTTGTCCCTGGTAAATGTCTCCAGCTTCCCACACTCGCTGAAAAAATTCTTTGACCAGAACTTCATGACGAGGAGCAGTCGTACGAATAAATCTATCGTATTGAATGTTTAGTAACTGCCATAGGGAGACAAAACCCGCTGACATTTCATCACTAAAGCTTTGAGGCGATCGCCCTTTGCTTTCTGCTGTCCGCTGAATTTTTTGCCCGTGCTCATCTGTACCTGTAATCAGGAGGACTCTACGTCCCAAAAGTCTCTGAAACCTTGCCTCCACATCTGCTGCCATTGTTGTATAAGCACTGCCAATATGGGGTAAGTCGTTTACATAATATAGTGGTGTTGTGAGTGCAAATGTCTTTTGTGTTCTATTCACTTGATTTATGCAAAAAAAAACTAGTTGTTAAAAACGTTTTCTCTCTTACCTTTTTTGGATAAAACCACGCAATTATATCATATCTCTCCTTGTTTCAATTTTTTCTTAATTTTAACAAATTTATGTCGTTTGAGTTTGTTTAATGAATGTCATAATCTCAGCTTATTTGTCCCAATAATTGGGAAGTTACTTACTAAGATTCCACACGAAACTTGTCATTACATTAAGAACATTAGAAGACAAACCTCTTTTACACAAAAAACTTTACCGATTTTGTTGATCTGAACATTTCTACCTTAAGGCAGTCGCCGTTATCGGTTAAAAAATGTAAATTCTTAATAAAGATAAGCTGCGAAATTTCCTGATCCTATATCAAGATGACTGTAAATAGCCCCCTTGAGGTTTCTCGCTGGTTACTGGCGGCGCTATCAACCAAAATGTTTCGCTACTACGAGGATCGCATTCCCCAAGATGCCAGTGTGTTAGTAGTGAGCAATCACCGCAGCTTTATGGATGCACCCATTTTAATGGCGGCTTTATCAAGTTCTATTCGCTTTGCTTGCCATCACTATATGGGGCAAGTGCCTATAATGCGGGAGATTGTTACAGGACAATTAGGTTGCTTTCCTCTAGAGGAGGCAAATCAACACCGCCAGCAAAGCTTTTTCCAACAGTCACAACTGCTATTGCAGTCAAAGCAAATAGTAGGAGTTTTTCCTGAAGGAACAAAACCAATGGTAGAATTTACCCAACCGAATCGGGTGGGTGAATTTGAACGAGGTTTTGCCCATTTGGCATTGCGAGCACGGGTACGAGATTTAGCAATTTTGCCAATAGCAATAGCATCCCTTGAAGAAGTTAACACATCTGCTGTACCTTTGAGGGTATTAAGTTTGTTTGACCCTTCAGAACCTTTATTCAATCAGTCAGGTTGGCATCCACTAGTCACATATCAACGTGTCGCCGTGCTCATCGGTCATCCATATTGGATTAAGCCTCTACAAAAAGAAAAATATCAAGGAAAAAAAGCAAGAACTATGGTGACAGAATTGACAAATCATTGTCACTCAGAAATTGCAAACTTACTGCGTGAAGGTTGCTATTAAAAAAATTAGTCATTAGACCTCTCCAAAAATGGCTATGAAACCAATACCCCGCGCTTGCACTAAAAATCATTTTTGGAGAGGTCTATTAGTCGTTTAGTTAGCTTATGACTAGTGAAGTGTTGAAATGTTAAGTGTTGAGCAATGACTATTCCAAAAGTTGATCTAAAGCCATGTTTCCTCAGTCCTAAACGACTCCAGCCAGAGTTGCCATTGTTTGTGTATTTACCAGGAATGGATGGAACAGGTCAACTCTTGCGATCGCAAACTGCTGGATTAGAAGTTGGCTTTGATGTCCGTTGTTTAGCGATACCAAGGGAAGATCTGACCAGTTGGGATGAGTTAGCTAAGAATGTCTTGGACTTGATCCATGCAGAATTAGAAAAAAGCCCCCAGCGTCCTGTTTACCTGTGTGGAGAATCCTTTGGTGGTTGTTTGGCGCAGAAAGTAGCGGTCATTGCACCACAGCTGTTTAAGCGCATTATTCTCATCAACTCGGGAAGCGCCTTCCAGCTTCAGCCTTTGTTAACTTGGGCATCTCAATTGAGTTCCTTGGTTCCATCCAACCTTTATAACATCGGCGCACTAGGTTTATTACCTTTTTTGGCAGCTTTGGCACGCATTTCTAGGAGTGATAGACAAGAACTCCTAAAAAGCATGCGTTCCGTACCACCAGAAACTGTTCTGTGGCGAATATCGTTACTGAGAGATTTTTGCGTTGAAGAGGAACAGTTACGTCGCCTGACTCAACCTGTTTTGGTGATTGCGGGTGCTAGCGATCGACTTTTACCTTCCTTAGCTGAAGCAAAACGTTTGGTTAGTATCTTACCCAATTCTAAGATGGTGGTACTACCACATTGTGGGCATGCTTGCTTGTTAGAAACAGATACTAACCTCTACGAAATTATGAAGGCAAATGATTTTTTAGACAGTAGTGTTGAAGCAGCTCAGGAGCAAGAGGCTAGGGGATAAGGATGAGCAGTGAGGCAGTGCGCCCTTGCGAGTTTGGCGACTTATTCGTGTAGACGTCGCCCCGCAGGTATACCAAAAGGATAAGTGGGCGCGTAGTCATTTTCATAAATTTTACTTAATTATTGAGATTTTATTCTGACAATTTAGCTATATCCATTTCATAAAAGAATATCATTAGCTCACCAATTAAAATAAAAAATAACCCGAGGTAACGATGAATATACAACTGGTTTAATCCTTACTACAAGTTATTCTCGCTTTACCAAATGAAGAACGTTTGTGGTTATAAGAAAAGTTTTTTGAAAAGATTTCTTATCCTTCTACTAATGAACTGATGCATCTTGCTCACAACGGAAAAGCATTTGATTTTTTGCATAATGAACCAGAACTCTACAATCTTGAGGACGCAGAACCTGTCTAGTGGCACTTGACAAAGGAGATATTGTTCTAGTTTTATTCCCATTTACTCACTTAAGTCAGACAAAGTTACGTCCTGCTGTAGTTCTTCTGGAAAACACTAGTTTGAATGAAGTTACGCTCTATTTCATTTCTTCACCAAACGTTGATAATCTGAGTTCAGATGAATTTGCCCTAGATAGTTCAGAAGCAGAATTTTCTGGGACTGGATTACGAGTTGCATCTATTGTGAGAGTAACTCGAATTGTGACCTTGCAACGTCAACTGATTATTCGACGCTTAGGCAAGTTAGGAGTCAATCAAATACAGACATTGAATGCACTTATAATTCAATCATTCAATTTAATGTCATAAAATTTATACTGGCGTTCAAGCTAACAGCTAGCTATAGTTTGAGTAGAAGTCCTGTTGAAACTTCCTCTAACGACTTATCCTGATAGAAAGATGCTAACTGCTCACACCTTCCTTCAAAATAAAATAGGGAGATTTCTAGAGAAGGTGGTAAGCAATGACAGACAAACTTAGTAAAGACACAGAAGATACAAAACTAAATAATAATATACTTGCGTCCGAAACAAAACAAAAAAAGTCATCCTTGTTAGAAACCGTTGCTGAAACAGTGGGCTGTGTTTTTGGAACGGCTGTGGGCGTAGGAACAGCTGCTGGTAACACTGCTATAGAAGCTGGTAAAGTCGTTGCAGAAACAGCAGTTGATGTGGGAGAAGCTGCAGCAAAACAAACTCATAACCTGATTTCACAAGCAACTCACACAGCAGGAGAAGTTGCAGAACGTATTGGCGATATTTGGCTAGTCCGAAAGCTGGCTGGGTTTTTAAATCTGAATTGGGTTTTTGGTGCTGTTGATACTGTTAATTTAGATAAGGCAGAAGCAGAAGTCAAAAAGCTCAAGCAAAAATACCCGAATGAATCATCTAGGCAACTTGCCCACCGGATCATGCTTGAAAAAGCAACAAAAGCCGGGGGTATTGGATTAGCAACTAGTGTTTTGCCAGGAGTGGCGGCGGCTTTGTTGGCAATTGATTTAGCAGCGACAACAGAGTTACAGTCAGAAATGGTTTGTCAAATTGCATCTGTCTACGGATTGAATTTAAAAGATCCTGCCCGTAAGGGAGAAGTATTGGCGATTTTTGGTTTGGCGTTGGGTGGCGGTCGTCTTTTAAAAGCAGCAGGTTTAGGTTTACTAAGAAATATACCTTTTGCTGGCGCAGTGATTGGTGCTAGCTCTAATGCTACAATGATTTATTCCTTGGGGTACGCGGCTTGTCGATTTTATGAAGCGAAGCTAGATGAATCAAAGTCGCTCGATTCTGAGGAGACACTGAATACTTTAAAACAACAAAGCGAAAATTATCTGGAAAAAGCAATGGCTCAAGAAGCCGCAATGGATCAACTTCTAATTCATTTTATCCTTGCTAACTATCCAGAAAAAACATGGGAAGAAATTTCGACAGAGTTGCAAGCTTTGAACCTCAGTTCAACTTCCTTGAAAGTAATATCTGAAAATCTTAAATCACCTCAGCCTTTGGATACACCTCTCAATCAACTCAACCGAGATTTTGCTGTACCATTATTGGCTCAATGTTATAAAATTGCCAGAGTAAAAGGTGAGATGACTCCAGTGGCACAGCATATTATTAATACTATTGCTGCTAAATTTGATATTGATCTCAATGTTGTTCAGTCTACTGTTGATGCATCGGAAAATTTAGCAAATACAAAATAATTGAATTGATTTGTCTGATGCCAGACAATAAACAAAACAAGCCGGTTTCTCTAAGAAGCCGGGTTTCTTATTTATATAAATATACCAAAGTAAAAAAACTATCTCAAGGTTATTCCACAAATGTTATTATCAGTCTTAAGTATATTGTAGTAAGAGTTCCAGCATTTTTTGAACTTGCAAAAAAAGTTGGATAATAATTATTGCAAAAATTATTATATGAAAAGTATTATAAAACAAGATCCTAAAGTTGGAGTCAAGGCTTATGCCTAACTTCACTGTTACGAAAAATATTTCACAATACGACGCTGCCTTTAGCATAGCCCTGCTCGTGGTGTTGTTAGAGGTCATGTTTTTGGCACTGATTTGGTGGAACGCCAGATTCATTAATCACGTAGATGACAAGCGCAAACAAGAATCAGCCGCACTAAGGGAAAGTGAAGAACGCTATCGGCTGCTTAGCGAAAACATTCCCCAGATGATTTGGATCAGCAACCCAGATGGCTTTGTAGAATACTACAATCAGCGCTGGCTAGAGTACACAGGACTCAAACCTCAAGAATCATTGCCCCAACACACTTTGGAGTCGAATTGGCAGCAAGTTGTTCATCCTGACGATTTATCACAAGCTTTGGAAAAATGGACAACTGGACTCAAAACAGGAAATCGCTATGAGGTACAGTACCGCCTGAAACGATTTGATGGGGTTTATCGTTGGCATGTCGCACAGGCTTTACCATTACGTGACGAGGACGGCACAATTGTTAAGTGGTTTGGCAGCTGCACTGATATCGATGACCAAAAACGGACAGAAGAAGCGTTGCGTCAGAGCGAATCACGGCTGCGGCTATTTGTCAACTCAGATATTATTGGCATTCAATTTGGTGATGTGTATGGAGGAGTAGGTGAGGTTAACGACGCCTATCTCCACATTCTTGGTTATACCCGTAAAGATTTTCTACAAGATAAAGTGCGGTGGAGTGAGATAACTCCAAGCGAGTATCTACCGTTAGATGAAGCGGCGATGGCCGAGGCGAAGATCAAGGGATTTTGTACTCCTTACGAGAAAGAATATATTAGAAAGGATGGTTCTCGTGTTCCAGTGATCATTGGTTTCGCCTTGATTGATGAGCAACGCGAAGAGGCGATCGCCTTCATTTTGGATATTAGCGAACGGCAAGCCGCGCTCTTGCAACGCAAGGGAGCAGAAGCAGAACGCGATCGCTTCTTTACGCTATCAGTTGATATGCTGTGCATGACCGGATTTGATGGTTACTTCAAGCGTGTCAATCCGGCTTTTGAGAGAATTCTCGGCTACACTCAAACAGAACTACTCACCAGACCTTTTATTGAGTTTGTACATCCAGAAGACCGAGCAAAAACTTTGGCAGAAGTGGAGAAACTTGCAACAGGAGCCTTAACACTCAATTTCGAGAACCGCTACCACTGTAAAGATGGTTCCTACAAATGGCTGGTTTGGAATGGGGTTCCCGATGTTGAGTTAAAGTTGCTGTATGGAGTTGCCCATGATATTACTGAGCGCAAACAGATAGAACTGACGCTGCAAGAGCAGGCAGAAGC
This portion of the Brasilonema sennae CENA114 genome encodes:
- a CDS encoding D-alanyl-D-alanine carboxypeptidase, with protein sequence MLELFGSGLISVWLEMAGVNVKPINALDILTWQGSPGLVVAADPNPVGAATVLEYLKGLQTSKLIAANQIESQGIWIQSGPMLMANHQGTTPLPAASLTKVATSLVAFKNFGPDHQFQTLVSTTGSLQNGVLQGNLVITGSGDPMFVWEEAIALGNSLNQMGIKRVTGNLVITGNFAMNFQRNPVLAGQMLKQALNYATWPRGATFLHSLMPKGTPKPQIVIAGGVKVEPIANPQPTLLLRHHSLPLKQIIREMNVFSNNEIAQMLADAVGGAEVVQSTAATLARVPQSEIQLINGSGLGPENRISPRAVCAMFMAIQQQAFAYQLTLADLFPVSGFDHRGTMHSRHLPAATLMKTGTLRDVSALAGVVPTRDRGLVWFAILNRGTNVSGFRTGQDQLLQRLVQQLQVAPAVPATVTPHIATNAIPQLGAASRNEMLYGG
- a CDS encoding NYN domain-containing protein, with protein sequence MLNNLENDSIFTPEQVLENRGRVAIFIDGSNLFYAALQLGIEIDYTKLLCRLTGGSRLLRAFFYTGVDRTNEKQQGFLLWMRRNGYRVIAKDLVQLPDGSKKANLDVEIAVDMMALVDSYDTAVLVSGDGDLAYAVNSVSYRGVRVEVVSLRSMTSDSLINVSDRYIDLEAIKEDIQKTPRQSYPYRVLDRSLAPIGFMEDPRESDGQQIEIQES
- a CDS encoding type II toxin-antitoxin system PemK/MazF family toxin; this encodes MALDKGDIVLVLFPFTHLSQTKLRPAVVLLENTSLNEVTLYFISSPNVDNLSSDEFALDSSEAEFSGTGLRVASIVRVTRIVTLQRQLIIRRLGKLGVNQIQTLNALIIQSFNLMS
- the metG gene encoding methionine--tRNA ligase, giving the protein MNQVNRTQKTFALTTPLYYVNDLPHIGSAYTTMAADVEARFQRLLGRRVLLITGTDEHGQKIQRTAESKGRSPQSFSDEMSAGFVSLWQLLNIQYDRFIRTTAPRHEVLVKEFFQRVWEAGDIYQGQQKGWYCVSCEEFKEERELLEGHRCPLHPNKEVEWRDEQNYFFRLSKYQEKLQKLYHSQPDFIQPDSRRNEVLNFVNQGLQDFSISRVNVDWGFPVPVDPNHTLYVWFDALLGYITALLEPDEEPTLENALAKWWPINLHLIGKDILRFHAVYWPAMLMSAGLSLPERVFGHGFLTKDGQKMGKSLGNTLDPIGLVKRYGSDAVRYYFLKEIEFGKDGDFNESRFINVVNADLANDLGNLLNRTLNMVKKYCANNVPTTTNENIPIEHPLKAIGLRLGEQVKHAYEALAFNHACEAILLLVQASNKFIDEQAPWSLYKQGQIQAVEQVLYAVLESVRLAAYLLSPIIPDTSSDIYQQLGYGINFNQQIETATAAPFAIHSTWGVLTNQQKLGEARPVFKRIEPAKNN
- the lptC gene encoding LPS export ABC transporter periplasmic protein LptC; this translates as MRRTNQFKIPLGKFAPTLSSASRWLLFSLISVGLVACAGSQTHVTTKPPVESPSPGEKDSNLTFFGVTLEQADEVGRPIWRVRAKQAKYTKEKQIGAAQSPYGELYQDGKVVYQVQAQMADIAQDGKQLFLKGKIVAIDPRNGVVLNGNELEWRPKEDLLIVRNQLHGTHKQLQAVAQEARVKTREQRMEFSGGVVANCLEPQLQMRTEHLTWRIKEETLIGDRPVQMDHYKNNQITDRGQGDSAEVNLKTKIATVKKNAQLELLDPPVQVASNSMTWNLNSETVKTNSPVRVFHQTEKVTVSANQGEMKIPEKTVYLTGNVSGVGERGQSLKSKTLTWYFDKKLVEAQGDVVYRQADPPLAFTGQKASGDLQAETIVINSDGSGKKVVTEIIPQDRKVKNQ
- the plsX gene encoding phosphate acyltransferase PlsX; protein product: MGSTGARIAIDAMGGDYAPDEIVAGALRAREELGVEVLLVGDPQEIESKLPPKTNLRQVEIVPAEEMITMDEEPLSGIRRKPKASINVAMDLVKNQQADAVVSAGHSGAAMAAALLRLGRLRGIDRPAIGAMFPTMVAGKPVLILDVGANVDCRPKFLEQFAVMGSIYSQYVLGIPEPKVGLLNIGEEDTKGNDAAVRANQLLRENPQISFIGNAEGRDVLSGHFDVIVCDGFVGNVLLKFAEAVGEVMLQIIREELPQGLHGQIGTAILKPNLKRIKQRMDHAEHGGALLLGVDGICIISHGSSQAPSIFNAIRMAKEAVDNRVLHRIQSQYQSIQQESG
- a CDS encoding alpha/beta fold hydrolase, producing the protein MTIPKVDLKPCFLSPKRLQPELPLFVYLPGMDGTGQLLRSQTAGLEVGFDVRCLAIPREDLTSWDELAKNVLDLIHAELEKSPQRPVYLCGESFGGCLAQKVAVIAPQLFKRIILINSGSAFQLQPLLTWASQLSSLVPSNLYNIGALGLLPFLAALARISRSDRQELLKSMRSVPPETVLWRISLLRDFCVEEEQLRRLTQPVLVIAGASDRLLPSLAEAKRLVSILPNSKMVVLPHCGHACLLETDTNLYEIMKANDFLDSSVEAAQEQEARG
- a CDS encoding lysophospholipid acyltransferase family protein: MTVNSPLEVSRWLLAALSTKMFRYYEDRIPQDASVLVVSNHRSFMDAPILMAALSSSIRFACHHYMGQVPIMREIVTGQLGCFPLEEANQHRQQSFFQQSQLLLQSKQIVGVFPEGTKPMVEFTQPNRVGEFERGFAHLALRARVRDLAILPIAIASLEEVNTSAVPLRVLSLFDPSEPLFNQSGWHPLVTYQRVAVLIGHPYWIKPLQKEKYQGKKARTMVTELTNHCHSEIANLLREGCY